The proteins below come from a single Candida albicans SC5314 chromosome 7, complete sequence genomic window:
- the RBP1 gene encoding peptidylprolyl isomerase (Peptidyl-prolyl cis-trans isomerase; rapamycin-binding protein; homozygous null mutation confers rapamycin resistance; regulated by Gcn4p; macrophage-induced protein; repressed in response to 3-AT; functional homolog of S. cerevisiae Rbp1p), producing the protein MSEELPQIEIVQEGDNTTFAKPGDTVTIHYDGKLTNGKEFDSSRKRGKPFTCTVGVGQVIKGWDISLTNNYGKGGANLPKISKGTKAILTIPPNLAYGPRGIPPIIGPNETLVFEVELLGVNGQ; encoded by the coding sequence ATGTCTGAAGAACTTccacaaattgaaattgttcaagAAGGTGATAACACCACATTTGCTAAGCCAGGTGATACAGTAACCATTCATTATGATGGTAAATTAACTAATggtaaagaatttgattcatcaagaaaaagaggTAAACCATTTACTTGTACTGTTGGTGTTGGTCAAGTTATTAAAGGTTGGGATATTTCTTTAACTAACAATTATGGTAAAGGTGGTGCTAATTTACCTAAAATTTCAAAGGGAACTAAAGCAATTTTAACTATTCCACCAAATTTGGCTTATGGTCCAAGAGGTATCCCACCAATTATTGGTCCTAATGAAACTCTTGTTTTCGAAGTTGAATTACTTGGTGTTAATGGTCAATAA
- a CDS encoding iron-sulfur cluster assembly protein (Protein of unknown function, transcript is upregulated in clinical isolates from HIV+ patients with oral candidiasis), with the protein MSDPINANPTIIDVADLPTRLNNDNNNNNDNNYQTTNKLNLKKNKQMISQLVSLSLLNPDESPEAADDETSLSSDEENEDDDFDPIDEQEIFDLIATISDPEHPLTLAQLAVVNLSDIKITNPPNCGGDGGDGGGGGISEVLIKITPTITHCSLATLIGLGIRVRLDRSLPSRYRIKILIKEGTHQSENQVNKQLNDKERVAAACENDQLLNVISQMLSTCK; encoded by the coding sequence ATGAGTGATCCTATTAATGCTAATCCAACAATTATCGATGTGGCGGATTTACCCACAAGATTAAATAAtgacaataacaacaacaatgataataattatcaaacaactaataaattgaatctaaaaaaaaataaacaaatgatATCACAACTTGtttctttatcattattaaacCCTGATGAATCACCTGAAGCAGCAGATGATGAAACATCCTTATCATCcgatgaagaaaatgaagatgacGATTTTGATCCTATAgatgaacaagaaattttcGATCTTATAGCAACAATATCTGATCCTGAACATCCATTAACATTAGCTCAATTAGCCGTTGTGAATTTATCCGACATCAAAATAACTAACCCACCAAattgtggtggtgatggtggtgatggtggtggtggtggtataTCGGAagtattaattaaaatcaCCCCTACAATTACACATTGTTCATTAGCAACATTAATTGGATTAGGTATACGAGTTAGATTAGATCGTAGTTTACCATCAAGGTAtagaattaaaatattgattaaagAAGGTACTCATCAACTGGAAAATCAAgttaataaacaattgaatgataaagaaagagttgctgctgcttgtgaaaatgatcaattattaaatgtaATCCTGCAAATGTTAAGTACATGTAAGTAG
- a CDS encoding uncharacterized protein (Ortholog of C. dubliniensis CD36 : Cd36_72280, C. parapsilosis CDC317 : CPAR2_703040, Candida tenuis NRRL Y-1498 : CANTEDRAFT_125842 and Debaryomyces hansenii CBS767 : DEHA2B05984g) codes for MYTTIEHQQQQQQQYEPMPESQHSSYFKTAFNTTRPLDDYEDQNTTNNNKLTNSIQKLSINTNTGHPPPPPPPPPPDSKKFNFVCVFFNRILNLKDPTIILEKNKDIGKFNELVKIDRQQSKQQPIEIMKNLVFPADIWIRDEIKVKDAKIKTTMLNEVNELIETELKDVNDQTTFEEITLNYYAKLLVAYKVYDIPTRTIYNSYPNYIQNSILLSLEEEEEQQQQQNQNQNQNQNQNHNEDNNKHSEFDFGFLEKPVYRTSSNQSNSSQKSKDKRSSNGSTLSRKRFSSFLGSNGHGHGHGNSSSKDSSPDHNHTQPHSQQYHHSQMASPTTPTSQINLPPPNSHSHSHSHSHSLQQSQHHQHSSLSSSPTFQQEGTFNNLLTKTKLYGRIKKHRESQASINSTGSQHSINSNRNSVSTNATATSSGSRRRSNYTINSFGGGNSAAPNTPTLSLLSSSISTIQDEHFHQENHTSYSIQELKLENSKEKYEYYIQILRLFKNSEKILKILINSHNINNKLLKFIEFIKKKLLKFIMIDIMSMILTYCDLQCINFYNIK; via the coding sequence ATGTATACTACTATAgaacatcaacaacaacaacaacaacaatacgAACCAATGCCAGAATCACAACATTCAAGTTATTTCAAGACAGCATTCAATACTACTAGACCActtgatgattatgaagaTCAAAATActaccaataataataaactcacgaattcaattcaaaaattatcaataaatacaaatacaGGACATCCACCTCCACCTCCAcctccacctccaccaGATTCtaagaaattcaattttgtttgtgtATTTTTTAATCGTATACTTAATTTAAAAGATCCAACAATaattttggaaaagaaTAAAGATATTGGTAAATTCAATGAGTTAGTTAAAATAGATCGACAACAATCAAAGCAACAACCAATAGAGATAATGAAGAATCTTGTTTTCCCCGCAGATATTTGGATTAGAGATGAAATTAAAGTGAAAGATGCTAAGATTAAGACTACAATGTTGAATGAAGTCAATGAATTAATAGAAACTGAATTAAAAGATGTTAATGATCAAACTActtttgaagaaataaCGTTAAATTATTATGCTAAATTATTAGTGGCGTATAAAGTATATGATATACCCACAAGAACTATTTATAATTCTTATCCTaattatattcaaaattcaatattattatcattagaagaagaagaggaacaacaacaacaacaaaaccaaaaccaaaaccaaaatcaaaaccaaaaccacaatgaagataataataaacatctggaatttgattttgggtTTTTGGAAAAACCAGTTTATCGTACTtcatcaaatcaatcaaatagTTCTCAAAAATCTAAAGACAAACGATCAAGTAATGGAAGTACTTTATCAAGGAAACGATTTCTGTCATTTTTAGGTAGTAATGGACATGGCCATGGGCATGGcaattcttcatctaaAGATTCTTCACCAGATCATAATCATACTCAACCCCATTCTCAACAATATCACCACTCACAAATGGCATCACCTACAACACCAACTTCTCAAATTAATTTACCTCCGCCTAATCTGCATCTGCACCTGCACCTGCACCTGCACCTGCTTCAACAATCACAACACCATCAAcattcatcattatcatcatctccAACTTTCCAACAAGAAGGTACATTTAATAATCTATTAACCAAAACTAAATTATATGGACGAATTAAAAAACATCGAGAATCTCAAgcatcaataaattcaacTGGATCTCAACATAGTATCAATAGTAATCGAAATAGTGTGAGCACTAATGCTACAGCAACTTCACTGGGATcacgaagaagaagtaatTATACCATAAATAGTTTTGGTGGAGGCAACTCAGCCGCTCCAAATACTCcaacattatcattattatcatcatcaatttcaactaTTCAAGATGAACATTTCCATCAAGAAAACCACACTagttattcaattcaagaattaaaGTTAGAAAATctgaaagaaaaatatgaatattatattcaaattttaagattatttaaaaatagtgaaaaaattttgaaaattttaattaatagtcataatattaacaataagttattaaaatttattgaatttattaaaaaaaaattattgaaatttataatgATTGATATAATGTCAATGATTTTAACTTATTGTGATTTACAATGTATTAatttttataatataaaGTAA
- a CDS encoding uncharacterized protein (Ortholog of S. cerevisiae : YBL086C, C. glabrata CBS138 : CAGL0C01815g, C. dubliniensis CD36 : Cd36_72270, C. parapsilosis CDC317 : CPAR2_702850 and Candida tenuis NRRL Y-1498 : CANTEDRAFT_107537): MLSSSSKPKFAFNLTINDLTNVPEINGSCYIELQIRDGTRRSFHTSNINNGSSGSNNSNSNGKNSQKSSTNTSNTNGIKSTPMTTSRTFLNKFDEFASSLGSSGSKGNSSSSSSSSAVSGNISATTSRKKLHNFKCNFNYKLSCNLKFNIKKKGNIIANKYLLLKIFYVNNDSGLVGGGKSNNSTSTYHHHHHTQITELGKVDINLSEYLNFDEPITTKYLLNDSKVNSILGVTIGLNELSPTFDFHTQLQIQDSNSSISGGSTSISNNTNSMLSRPTSTTTSSRRNNFNVPQFERKHVFTGIGNVLGDNNSFGQPQNDTSRPSTPTSQQQQQQQQQLPTIGETETKNGSRIKSSNDQDGWKIMKNQNPNTTTTTTTTNGNINGNDITQTAASQQLQQAMMDPIVSQLYCKILESSWDPELYPILDYTPEQCIEDIFNNPDNKYGCNLKLKQLYESKLNDESEELKELDNSYRELNGLISESKYRSDLKSWNINVDDLPSSSSSGGGAVITGTSTC, encoded by the coding sequence AtgttatcatcatcaagtAAACCTAAATTTGCTTTCAATTTAACGATAAATGATTTGACTAATGTTCCTGAAATTAATGGATCTTGTTATATTGAATTACAAATAAGAGATGGGACAAGAAGATCATTCCATACTTCCAATATCAATAACGGTAGCAGTGGTAGCAATAATAGTAATTCTAATGGTAAAAATTCTCAAAAATCAAGTACCAACACTAGTAACACCAATGGTATTAAATCCACACCCATGACTACCAGTCGaacttttttaaataaatttgatgaatttgctTCATCTTTAGGATCTAGTGGATCTAAGGGgaattcatcatcttcatcttcatcatctgCAGTTTCAGGGAATATATCAGCTACTACGTCGAGGAAAAAATTGcataatttcaaatgtaattttaattataaattaagttgtaatttgaaatttaatattaagAAAAAGGGAAATATAATTgctaataaatatttattattaaaaatattttatgtCAATAATGATTCTGGGTTAGTAGGTGGTGGTAAATCCAATAATTCAACTTCCACGtatcaccatcatcatcatacACAAATTACAGAATTGGGTAAAGttgatattaatttatcagaatatttaaattttgatgaacCAATCACTACTAAATATTTACTTAATGATTCTAAAGTGAATTCAATACTTGGTGTTACTATTGGACTTAATGAATTATCTCCAACATTTGATTTCCATACTCAATTACAAATTCAAgatagtaatagtagtattAGTGGTGGGTCCACTAGTATATCCAATAATACCAATTCAATGTTATCTCGACCAACAAGTACCACAACATCATCTAGaagaaataatttcaatgtCCCACAATTTGAACGGAAACATGTATTTACAGGTATTGGTAATGTTTTAggtgataataatagtttTGGTCAACCTCAAAATGATACTTCACGTCCATCAACACCAACttctcaacaacaacaacaacaacaacaacaactaccaACTATTGGGGAAACAGAAACTAAAAATGgatcaagaattaaatcatcaaatgatCAAGATGGATGgaaaattatgaaaaatcaaaacccaaatactaccactaccactaccactaccaaTGGCAATATCAATGGTAATGATATAACACAAACAGCTGCATcacaacaattacaacaagCAATGATGGATCCAATAGTGAGTCAATTATATTGTAAAATTTTAGAAAGTAGTTGGGATCCAGAATTATATCCAATTTTGGATTATACACCAGAACAATGTATTGaagatatttttaataatcctgataataaatatgGTTGTAATcttaaattaaaacaactttatgaatcaaaattaaatgatgaatCAGAAGAATTAAAAGAGCTAGATAATTCTTATCGAGAATTGAATGGTTTAATTAGTGAAAGTAAATATCGATCTGATTTGAAAAGTTGGAATAttaatgttgatgatttacctagtagtagtagtagtggtggtggtgctgTAATCACTGGTACTAGTACCtgttga
- a CDS encoding uncharacterized protein (Ortholog of C. dubliniensis CD36 : Cd36_72300, C. parapsilosis CDC317 : CPAR2_703060, Candida tenuis NRRL Y-1498 : CANTEDRAFT_92002 and Debaryomyces hansenii CBS767 : DEHA2B06028g) produces MDNYNQSFLQLLQPFIRVHISHELANTPITTTLIKYFDQQNVNGKVWDNCIIRNRLSSNKYIIDYDNNNNNNNNNNQDDNNDSISIPTKEYTPKQHSILSPFNKDSDIFPNGILTHEWFNKYIKIFPFSLIYVCKLTDPSINHQLIAKITKLKQDLLAVDCKLTVIFVANFENSGSIDYDEQLINLRRETGLSKLTGLLLLLHNNNSTKSIDKDCEMIVNSILNTHFKQSSHEYYSQIEYKLKQRNKKYYSLTSSDINHIDTSIELTPKFLETRNLIKQGIIQQFLNPHNLEQSNKLLEIAYQSLITILNSIYVGNDNNNNNNNNNNNNRFSSSHDKKIIKQFRNLLDIMAFHIVRGYLSIEEPLKALKKHQTHILNVKSVINEDSTHSSNWESIQYEWLAQLMSLVPYSLITSLNSTSLINQKKSSSLSVSSPSSRLSSSSSSSLVSYFGGLRLPEFDVITNPGLIYLKAYELNQIKDKRIQLLIEAISELEMNQNNAMNKYSISGTNSLNSIISYINWLLAEEFYSDNKLSKAIDYYEMAYSSSSYNTTSPSSPSSQHGWNNISYLILEKLLNCYCLVGNKKLQLTTILKLSTIPMIPQTYQTHLTLSYPTDDDIFNYEDSLLDNIDIIDGDSYELFKVDTLIVNNDLTKRETNVHDDITVQIGLKSNLNHQKMYQYFSKDTTTTTTKIVININQIDIHFSRIDEKKKSKENSHPGIKNISITNDTNKDPNTSNGLIKLAGQELDLTFVDSANLSFPREDKDRSHILLQHVQSVTNSGHFQIDSIKLQITIQLQRKEKCINLNKIELHQDFSNITNIGCYQISSTKQCKIRLDYPNNEIKIYPVKPDINIKPKLPIHCFIPGEKLSIPLEINYKNPHHHVNKQIYLMAKIKSPSTATTATNDVVAINWDGFKDDEPLNLINLQENDNIHTLYIFTRNWNQEYLNIELQTYTENENENGNENEEENDKDEDEDEDEDEVVVYDIATFTIPVLSKPFSCQYVITPDFRDKATDMPSPFILPNKTDHNMPIAVRLWEGKLKIIDEYKEFMEESLRNKEQQQQQQQQQQQLEIVDIEFNIVSKNPELIIDLINNDTNNTIENQQFITRSKSGFSHRNVTVVSSAIIKWKRRNHNDNDNDDDEIINEFETPEWEITLPLSEPRVLFRIIEQEQEQEQDAKHNNGYKLQYILENPTPRVFTFTTQLTDYEDQWIFNNSKNIVPLIQPPFPVLPFSRHYMDFIGEYLPASEGMSDSNSNLGCGSESGCGSRSRCGLGLKLPKFKVFDVQYKVTLPIVSVSKDITSIPKNTGNLYYKPK; encoded by the coding sequence ATGgataattataatcaactgtttttacaattattacaaCCATTTATACGAGTTCATATATCTCATGAATTGGCCAACACACCAATAACCACTACCctaatcaaatattttgatcaaCAGAATGTCAATGGTAAAGTTTGGGATAATTGTATTATTCGTAATCGATTATCAagtaataaatatataatagattatgacaacaacaacaacaacaacaacaacaacaaccaggATGACAATAATGACTCAATATCAATACCAACAAAGGAATATACACCTAAACAACATTCAATATTATCACCATTTAATAAAGATTCTGATATTTTCCCAAATGGAATTTTAACTCATGAATggtttaataaatatatcaaGATATTCCCATTTAGTTTGATATATGTATGTAAATTAACTGATCCACTGAttaatcatcaattgattgcCAAGATCACtaaattaaaacaagatTTATTAGCTGTGGATTGTAAATTAACCGTCATATTTGTTGCCAACTTTGAAAATAGtggatcaattgattatgatgaacaattgataaatttacGACGAGAAACTGGATTATCAAAACTTACTGgactattattattactacacaacaacaattctACTAAATCTATTGATAAAGATTGTGAAATGATagttaattcaattttaaatacTCATTTTAAACAATCAAGTCATGAATATTATTctcaaattgaatataaattaaaacaacggaataaaaaatattattcattaaCTTCTTCTGATATTAATCATATTGATacatcaattgaattaactccaaaatttttagaaacaagaaatttaattaaacaaggtataattcaacaatttttaaatccTCATAATTTAGAACAaagtaataaattattagaaattgCTTATCAAAGTTTAATCacaattttaaattcaatatatGTCGGCAAtgataacaacaacaacaacaataacaacaacaacaataaccGTTTTCTGTCATCTCATGATAAAAAgattattaaacaatttcGAAATTTATTGGATATAATGGCATTTCATATAGTTCGAGGTTATTTATCAATCGAAGAACCTTTAAAAGCTTTAAAAAAACATCAAACACATATTTTGAATGTAAAATCTGTCATAAATGAAGATAGTACTCATAGTTCCAATTGGGAATCAATCCAATATGAATGGTTAGCCCAATTAATGAGTCTTGTTCCTTATTCATTAATCACATCATTAAATAGTACCAGTTTAATTAACCAGAAAAAactgctgctgttgctggTACTGCTGCCGCTGCTGCGGTTGTCGCTGTCGCTGTCACTGTCTTTGGTTAGTTATTTTGGTGGGTTACGATTACCAGAATTTGATGTCATTACTAATCCTGGATTAATATATCTTAAAGCATATGAActcaatcaaattaaagaCAAAAGAATCCAACTTTTAATTGAGGCTATAAGTGAATTAgaaatgaatcaaaataatgCCATGAATAAATATCTGATTTCAGGTACTAATagtttaaattcaattattctGTATATTAATTGGTTATTAGCAGAAGAATTTTACagtgataataaattatcaaaagctattgattattatgaAATGGCATATAGTAGTAGTTCTTACAATACTACTTCCCCTTCTTCCCCTTCTTCTCAACATGGGTGGAATAATATAtcttatttgattttagaaaaattattaaattgttattgtttggtgggtaataaaaaattacaattaactaccattttgaaattatcaacCATACCAATGATACCACAAACATATCAGACACATTTAACCTTATCATACCCtactgatgatgatattttcaattatgaAGATTCATTGTTGGACaatattgatataattgatgGTGATTCAtatgaattatttaaagTTGATACATTAATAgtcaataatgatttaactAAACGTGAAACTAATGTTCATGATGATATAACAGTACAAATTGgattaaaatcaaatttaaatcaccaaaaaatgtatcaatattttctgaaagatacaacaacaacaacaacaaaaattgtgataaatattaatcaaattgatattcATTTTAGTAGAATTGatgagaaaaagaaatcaaaggAAAATTCTCATCCTGgtattaaaaatatatcTATAACTAATGATACCAATAAAGACCCCAATACTAGTAATggtttaataaaattagCAGGACAAGAATTAGATTTAacatttgttgattctgCTAATTTGAGTTTCCCAAGAGAAGACAAAGATAGATCTCATATATTACTTCAACATGTTCAATCAGTTACAAATTCCGgtcattttcaaatagaTCTGATTAAACTTCAAATAACTATTCAATTACAAcgtaaagaaaaatgtatcaatttgaataaaattgaacttcatcaagatttttcaaacattACCAATATTGGATGTTATCAAATATCATCAACTAAACAATGTAAAATTCGTTTAGATTAtccaaataatgaaatcaaaatatatCCTGTGAAACCagatattaatattaaaccAAAATTACCAATCCATTGTTTTATACCtggtgaaaaattatcTATCCCATTGGAAattaattataaaaatcctcatcatcatgtaaataaacaaatttatctcatggcaaaaataaaatcccCAAGTACTGctactactgctactaATGATGTGGTTGCTATTAATTGGGATGGATTTAAAGATGATGAACcattaaatttaatcaatttacaagaaaatgataatattcATACATTATATATTTTCACCAGGAATTGGAATCAagaatatttaaatattgaattacaAACTTATactgaaaatgaaaatgaaaatggaaatgaaaatgaagaagaaaatgacaAGGACGAGGATGAGGATGAGGATGAGGACGAGGTTGTGGTTTATGATATTGCAACTTTTACTATACCAGTATTATCAAAGCCATTTTCTTGTCAATATGTTATAACTCCAGATTTCCGTGATAAAGCCACTGATATGCCATCACCATTTATATTACCTAATAAAACTGATCATAATATGCCTATTGCCGTTAGATTATGGGAAGGTAAATTaaaaatcattgatgaATATAAAGAATTTATGGAAGAAAGTTTAAGAAAtaaagaacaacaacaacaacaacaacaacaacaacaacaacttgaaattgttgatattgaatttaatattgTTTCTAAAAATCCTGAATTAAtcattgatttaataaataatgataccaataatactattgaaaatcaacaatttataaCAAGAAGTAAAAGTGGATTTAGTCATAGAAATGTCACTGTTGTTAGTTCAGCTATTATTAAATGGAAACGTAGGAAtcataatgataatgataatgatgatgatgaaataattaatgaatttgaaactcCAGAATGGGAAATCACTTTACCATTATCTGAACCAAGAGTTTTATTTCGTATTattgaacaagaacaagaacaagagCAAGATGCTAAACACAATAATGGTTATAAATTACAATATATTTTAGAAAATCCAACTCCGAGAGTATTTACATTTACTACTCAATTGACTGATTATGAAGATCAATGGatattcaataattcaaaaaatattgttcCCTTGATTCAACCTCCATTCCCCGTATTACCATTTAGTCGACATTATATGGATTTCATAGGTGAATATTTACCAGCACTGGAAGGTATGAGTGATTCTAATTCCAATTTAGGGTGTGGGTCTGAGTCTGGGTGTGGGTCTAGGTCTAGGTGTGGGTTGGGATTGAAATTACCTAAATTTAAAGTATTTGATGTTCAATATAAAGTGACACTTCCAATTGTATCAGTTCTGAAAGATATCACCAGCATACCTAAGAATACTGGGAATTTATATTACAAACCAAAATAA